The following proteins come from a genomic window of Herpetosiphon gulosus:
- a CDS encoding glycosyltransferase family 39 protein, producing the protein MPKHPTRSLSFGLLIIALALRFFRLSSQSLWLDEGGTWSEATGRSWPSLFGDLFSPRQSYPLYHLLMKAWTSLFGDSELALRAPSALVGALAVVLLYHLARRLSTPTVAWVAAGLLAINPFGLWQSQDAKVYSMLMAAVLWSNLALLDLLDQPKPKQVWLWFVSVVLCLSLHRLALLQVLGQVLVLVLHFRQSVWHKWLWLGFGLLTLGFMVGIRFGLRQDPNAPPIGRTIGVFQAAWLLLGRLSFDRSSSDLTWRLLPVGLALASGLWLTWSHPRRNIILSLWLLPTLLFLAVLAVGSPLYEPRYLSFSLPLFCLMLAFGLAGMTQQRWLNVGSIVAITGLSAWLVFQQPYGIWSGNAVKEDYRGAVQTLAEHVAPDDVVIVQPPYIATLYQYYASRVTPDALPIARGFGRIGAIGYDQGEFDNDYAALLAGQRRGWLLIAPENAKAIDPPNPQYPQDDMGKVGINFLTADLNDKWRCTDLPYWEFNALRILCQSFPRPMQVENLALVGTWSIPNSATATWDHTLQLEGYQFQAWADGYQAGGTLPVQLAWRTNSVLAKDYRLFIHLVPALGAPVAAQVDTMPLNGGLPTSRWQANQAIHDQVAVPLPKNLAKGQYLVVLGWYDPTITDIEAQRLPMTASTAQHGANYIELGTVEIE; encoded by the coding sequence ATGCCTAAACATCCCACTCGCAGCCTCAGCTTTGGCCTTTTGATCATCGCACTGGCTTTACGCTTTTTCCGCCTGAGCAGCCAAAGTTTATGGCTCGATGAAGGCGGTACATGGAGCGAGGCTACTGGCCGTTCTTGGCCCAGCTTATTCGGCGATCTGTTTAGCCCACGCCAAAGTTACCCGCTTTATCATTTGCTGATGAAGGCTTGGACGAGCTTGTTCGGCGATAGCGAGCTAGCCTTGCGTGCGCCTTCGGCGCTTGTTGGAGCGCTGGCGGTAGTATTGCTCTATCATTTGGCGCGGCGTTTGAGTACACCCACGGTGGCTTGGGTTGCGGCTGGTCTGTTAGCGATCAATCCATTTGGCTTATGGCAAAGCCAAGATGCCAAAGTTTATAGCATGTTGATGGCGGCGGTGCTTTGGTCGAATCTGGCATTGCTCGATCTGCTTGATCAACCCAAGCCGAAGCAGGTTTGGCTGTGGTTTGTTAGTGTGGTGCTCTGTCTGAGCTTGCACCGTTTGGCCTTGTTGCAAGTGCTCGGTCAAGTGTTGGTGTTGGTGTTGCATTTCAGGCAATCAGTTTGGCACAAATGGCTTTGGCTCGGATTCGGCTTGCTCACGCTTGGTTTTATGGTTGGAATTCGTTTTGGCCTGCGTCAAGACCCGAATGCGCCGCCGATTGGCCGCACAATTGGGGTGTTCCAAGCGGCGTGGCTTTTGCTTGGCCGCCTCAGTTTTGACCGTTCGAGCAGCGATTTAACCTGGCGTTTGTTGCCTGTGGGTTTAGCACTTGCCAGCGGTTTATGGCTGACATGGAGCCATCCACGGCGAAACATTATTTTAAGTTTGTGGCTTTTGCCCACGCTACTCTTTTTGGCGGTGTTAGCAGTAGGCTCGCCGCTCTACGAGCCACGTTACCTCAGTTTCAGCTTACCGCTTTTTTGCTTGATGTTGGCCTTCGGTTTGGCGGGCATGACCCAACAACGCTGGTTGAATGTCGGCAGCATCGTGGCGATCACAGGGTTAAGTGCTTGGTTGGTGTTTCAGCAGCCCTATGGCATTTGGAGCGGCAACGCGGTCAAGGAAGATTATCGTGGCGCGGTGCAAACCCTGGCTGAGCATGTCGCCCCTGATGATGTCGTGATTGTACAACCGCCCTATATTGCAACTTTGTATCAATACTATGCCAGCCGCGTTACGCCCGATGCGTTGCCTATTGCGCGTGGATTTGGGCGAATCGGCGCGATTGGCTATGATCAAGGCGAGTTTGATAATGATTATGCCGCGTTATTGGCGGGCCAACGCCGTGGCTGGCTGCTGATTGCGCCTGAAAATGCCAAGGCGATCGATCCGCCCAACCCGCAATATCCCCAAGATGATATGGGCAAAGTTGGGATTAATTTTCTGACTGCTGATTTAAATGATAAATGGCGTTGCACCGATTTGCCCTATTGGGAATTTAATGCGCTGCGGATTTTGTGTCAGAGCTTTCCACGGCCAATGCAAGTCGAGAATTTGGCGCTGGTAGGCACATGGTCAATTCCCAACTCAGCGACTGCCACGTGGGATCATACGTTGCAACTTGAAGGCTACCAATTTCAAGCCTGGGCCGATGGTTATCAAGCTGGTGGCACGTTGCCAGTGCAATTGGCGTGGCGCACTAACAGCGTTTTAGCCAAAGATTACCGTTTATTTATTCATTTAGTGCCAGCGTTGGGTGCACCAGTTGCCGCCCAAGTTGATACCATGCCGCTGAATGGTGGACTACCAACCAGCCGCTGGCAAGCCAACCAAGCGATTCATGATCAAGTGGCCGTGCCCTTGCCCAAAAATCTCGCCAAAGGCCAATATTTGGTCGTGCTCGGCTGGTATGATCCAACGATTACTGACATTGAAGCTCAACGCTTGCCCATGACAGCCAGCACCGCCCAACATGGAGCCAACTACATCGAATTGGGCACTGTCGAGATTGAGTAA
- a CDS encoding STAS domain-containing protein: MAELIQETNGKVLIVRLPARMDAAAVRELEEPFAQSIADHNGPVLVDVSKVDFAASLALRMLMMNLKDQQNRGQNLMLFGLQTQIAEVFRKTRFDTLFTIADDEASGIEQLSA; this comes from the coding sequence ATGGCTGAACTGATCCAAGAAACCAATGGTAAGGTCTTGATCGTGCGTTTGCCTGCTCGCATGGACGCTGCGGCGGTTCGTGAGCTCGAAGAACCATTCGCTCAATCGATTGCCGATCACAATGGGCCTGTGTTGGTCGATGTGAGCAAAGTCGATTTTGCTGCAAGCTTGGCCTTGCGCATGCTCATGATGAATTTGAAAGATCAGCAAAATCGCGGGCAAAATTTGATGCTGTTTGGCTTACAAACCCAAATTGCTGAGGTTTTCCGCAAAACCCGCTTCGATACGCTGTTTACGATCGCCGACGACGAAGCAAGCGGCATCGAGCAACTGAGCGCCTAA
- the rsmA gene encoding 16S rRNA (adenine(1518)-N(6)/adenine(1519)-N(6))-dimethyltransferase RsmA encodes MNPYTDPSRVRGALNSIGVRPSKSMGQNFLIDPTPLKLALEHAEVNTNDVVVEVGPGLGVLTWELLNAAGQVISIELDPRLAGRLRTEFADRPLTIVESDVLEIAPSAMLAAAGLPADTAYKLVANIPYAITSPLLRHFLEGDSPPSLMMVLMQWEVANRITAKPGDLSILAHSVQLYATAEIIARVPAASFLPAPAVDSALVLMRRRPTNTVPTAPKALFKVIRAGFSQARKKLINSLTGGLAGQGFGKEQVLAAIVQAEIDPNLRAEVLTLEQWAKLTETLGIATK; translated from the coding sequence ATGAATCCATATACCGATCCGTCGCGGGTGCGCGGAGCTTTAAATAGCATCGGGGTGCGCCCGAGCAAAAGCATGGGCCAAAATTTTTTGATCGATCCTACGCCGCTCAAGTTGGCCTTGGAACACGCTGAGGTTAATACCAACGATGTGGTAGTTGAGGTCGGGCCTGGCTTGGGCGTGCTGACTTGGGAATTGCTCAATGCCGCTGGTCAGGTGATTAGCATTGAGCTTGATCCACGCTTGGCCGGACGTTTGCGCACCGAGTTTGCCGATCGGCCCTTGACGATTGTTGAAAGCGATGTGCTGGAGATTGCTCCCAGTGCAATGTTGGCGGCGGCTGGCTTGCCCGCCGATACAGCCTATAAATTGGTGGCAAATATTCCCTATGCGATTACTTCACCCTTGTTGCGCCATTTTCTTGAGGGCGATAGCCCACCCAGCCTGATGATGGTGTTGATGCAGTGGGAAGTTGCCAATCGCATTACCGCTAAACCAGGCGATCTCAGTATTTTGGCGCATAGTGTGCAACTCTATGCCACCGCCGAAATTATAGCGCGGGTGCCAGCTGCTTCGTTCTTGCCAGCGCCGGCGGTCGATTCAGCGTTAGTGCTGATGCGCCGCCGTCCTACCAACACTGTGCCGACTGCTCCCAAAGCTTTGTTTAAAGTCATTCGCGCCGGGTTTAGCCAAGCCCGTAAAAAGCTAATTAATTCGTTGACTGGTGGTTTGGCTGGTCAAGGCTTTGGCAAGGAGCAAGTGCTGGCGGCCATTGTTCAGGCCGAAATTGACCCAAATCTACGGGCTGAGGTGCTGACCTTGGAGCAATGGGCCAAATTAACCGAAACGTTGGGCATCGCTACCAAATAA
- a CDS encoding response regulator transcription factor: MLIGGTTLTRAGMRSVLAEYEAEIVAAAPTIEPLIEQLGVVDVVILLDDQALPLLLQQTNDQPAILLISQELPHPMPQQRAWGVVSTDAYPQEIWASLQALQLGLCVLSPTILAQIHSPPQPEPWDTQLSEREHEVLQLLAEGLTNRQIAQRLIISEHTVKFHVSALLSKLDVSSRTEAIRVGAQRGLIIW, from the coding sequence ATGTTGATTGGTGGAACGACGCTAACTCGCGCGGGTATGCGCAGCGTGTTGGCCGAGTACGAGGCCGAAATTGTGGCAGCAGCACCAACCATTGAGCCATTAATCGAACAATTGGGAGTTGTCGATGTAGTGATTTTGCTCGATGATCAAGCGCTGCCCTTGCTTTTGCAGCAAACCAACGATCAACCTGCGATTTTATTGATTAGCCAAGAATTACCACACCCCATGCCACAGCAACGGGCATGGGGTGTGGTTTCAACCGATGCTTACCCGCAAGAAATTTGGGCCAGTTTGCAAGCTCTCCAGCTTGGTTTATGTGTGCTATCGCCAACAATTTTGGCCCAAATTCACAGCCCACCCCAACCAGAACCTTGGGATACCCAACTGAGCGAGCGCGAACACGAAGTGCTACAACTGCTGGCCGAGGGCTTGACTAATCGCCAAATCGCTCAGCGCTTAATCATCAGCGAGCATACCGTCAAATTTCATGTTTCAGCTTTGCTCAGCAAGTTGGATGTTAGCTCACGGACTGAAGCAATTCGGGTTGGCGCTCAACGCGGCTTAATTATTTGGTAG
- a CDS encoding trypsin-like peptidase domain-containing protein, with amino-acid sequence MSLQEFSSELADAVEQSGAGIVTIYARRRQSASGIMWQADLVLTADHVIQRDEHIKVVGPDGTEYQAHVVGRDPSSDVALLRVPNANFTPATLAKTEPRVGQLALAVGRPSSVQASFGIINAIGGPVPTRRGTLAQYLRTDATPYPGFSGGGLVNVKGEVVGLFTSGFAGGEPIAIPVAVLTSVADTLLNHGRVRRGFIGIASQTVNLPDNQRAGRNQATGLLVISVEADSPAQHAGLLVGDILVGLDGHELNEPRDLQMLLASDRAGKTVTLDVLRAGQLQNLSITIGAK; translated from the coding sequence ATGAGTTTACAGGAATTTTCGAGCGAACTCGCCGATGCGGTTGAACAGAGTGGCGCTGGCATCGTGACGATCTACGCCCGCCGCCGCCAAAGTGCTAGCGGAATCATGTGGCAAGCCGATTTGGTCTTAACCGCCGATCATGTCATCCAACGCGATGAGCATATCAAGGTGGTTGGGCCAGACGGCACAGAGTATCAAGCTCACGTAGTTGGTCGCGATCCGAGCAGTGATGTGGCTTTATTGCGTGTGCCCAACGCTAATTTTACCCCCGCAACCTTGGCCAAAACCGAGCCACGGGTTGGTCAATTGGCTTTAGCAGTCGGTCGCCCAAGCAGCGTGCAAGCCAGTTTTGGTATTATTAATGCGATTGGCGGCCCAGTCCCAACCCGCCGTGGTACATTGGCGCAATATTTGCGCACCGATGCCACGCCGTACCCAGGCTTCTCAGGTGGCGGCTTGGTCAACGTTAAAGGCGAAGTCGTTGGTTTGTTTACCTCAGGCTTTGCTGGCGGCGAACCAATTGCAATTCCAGTGGCTGTGCTTACTAGCGTCGCTGATACCTTGCTCAACCATGGTCGCGTGCGCCGTGGCTTTATCGGGATTGCCAGCCAAACTGTTAATTTGCCCGATAACCAACGCGCTGGCCGCAACCAAGCGACTGGTCTATTGGTGATTAGTGTCGAAGCCGATAGCCCAGCCCAACACGCTGGCTTGTTGGTTGGCGATATTTTGGTCGGCTTAGATGGCCATGAACTCAACGAACCCCGCGATTTGCAAATGCTCTTGGCAAGCGATCGGGCGGGCAAAACCGTAACGCTTGATGTGCTGCGAGCTGGCCAATTGCAAAACCTGAGCATCACAATTGGAGCAAAATAG
- a CDS encoding NAD-dependent deacylase has product MVLSLDLRRYRNIVVLTGAGISVASGVRPFRGPNGVWNEWDIERCATRTALEQSPQSVWQAFGPLRSQLQTTQPNAAHRALARFEQSLGKHQRFTLITQNIDGLHQLAGSRNLVEFHGSLRQSRCSDEQCDQPSFVDQRAHIQTLPLCPTCGKPLRPDIVLFEEAIPAWAETQAKRSLRECDFFLAVGTSGTVFPAAAFARTAQMLGARTMLVNLEPHAADDLAFEEQQIGRAEELLPTLLGVA; this is encoded by the coding sequence ATGGTGTTATCACTTGATCTACGGCGCTATCGCAATATCGTCGTATTGACGGGGGCGGGAATTTCGGTCGCTTCAGGGGTGCGACCGTTTCGCGGCCCGAATGGAGTCTGGAACGAGTGGGATATTGAACGCTGCGCCACCCGCACAGCACTGGAGCAATCTCCCCAGTCGGTTTGGCAAGCTTTTGGGCCATTACGCAGCCAGCTACAAACGACTCAGCCCAACGCCGCCCATCGAGCTTTGGCTCGCTTTGAACAATCGTTAGGCAAGCATCAACGTTTTACCCTCATCACCCAAAATATTGATGGCTTGCACCAACTCGCTGGCAGCCGCAATTTGGTCGAGTTTCATGGGAGCCTGCGCCAAAGCCGCTGTAGCGACGAGCAATGTGACCAACCAAGTTTTGTTGATCAGCGGGCGCACATCCAAACCCTGCCGCTCTGCCCAACCTGTGGCAAGCCTTTACGGCCAGATATTGTGCTGTTTGAAGAGGCGATTCCAGCTTGGGCCGAAACCCAAGCCAAACGCAGCCTGCGCGAATGTGATTTCTTTTTGGCAGTCGGCACATCGGGCACGGTGTTTCCAGCGGCAGCCTTTGCGCGTACAGCTCAAATGCTGGGTGCACGCACGATGTTGGTCAATTTGGAGCCACATGCTGCCGACGATTTAGCCTTTGAAGAACAGCAGATCGGGCGAGCCGAAGAGCTATTACCGACGTTGCTAGGAGTTGCTTAG
- a CDS encoding VOC family protein: protein MFDMIGIVVADMAKALDFYRLFDLDLPSDPGGEDHVETTLPNGMRLAWDSQALMKQLQSDWQEPRGHRMGLAFKCASPAAVDQLYAKILAAGYRGSKDPWDAFWGQRYAVVLDPDGNLIDLFAPLD, encoded by the coding sequence ATGTTTGATATGATTGGAATTGTGGTTGCCGATATGGCTAAGGCCTTGGATTTTTATCGGTTGTTCGATTTGGACTTGCCCAGCGATCCTGGTGGCGAAGATCATGTTGAAACAACCTTGCCCAATGGCATGCGCCTCGCTTGGGATAGCCAAGCCTTGATGAAACAATTGCAAAGCGATTGGCAGGAGCCACGCGGCCATCGCATGGGTCTCGCCTTCAAATGTGCTAGCCCTGCGGCAGTTGACCAACTCTATGCTAAGATTTTAGCAGCAGGTTATCGTGGTTCAAAAGATCCATGGGATGCCTTTTGGGGTCAGCGTTATGCAGTGGTGCTTGATCCCGATGGAAATTTGATTGATTTGTTTGCGCCGCTCGATTGA
- a CDS encoding glycosyltransferase family 4 protein codes for MRVLMLAWEYPPHIVGGMGKHIAELVPVLDAAGIEVHVLTPWLRGGPQHERFGMHSHIWRVQPPAMPDYGFVSFTQETNRYLERFAHDLGKTHGPFDLIHGHDWLTSYCSVALKYAWHTPLITTIHATERGRGRGSLGGDHAKTINGLEWWLAHESWRVIVCSDFMADQLHQFFGTPFDKLDVIANGVNVPTIEWPSQERQQFRQKYAADNEKVVFSIARMVYEKGIQVLVEAIPHVLAQRRDIKFVIAGMGPLAEQLRNRSRELGIDAHVYWTGFVTDQDRHYLYNVADVAVFPSIYEPFGIVALEAMAAHCPVIVSDTGGLREVVQIHETGLTVYPDNPESLAWGILHTLAHPEWTQQRVENAFKTVVEIYNWPLIACQTQAVYQRVCDERATSMWG; via the coding sequence ATGCGCGTCTTGATGTTGGCTTGGGAATATCCACCGCATATTGTTGGCGGGATGGGCAAGCATATTGCCGAGTTGGTTCCAGTGCTTGATGCGGCTGGGATCGAAGTGCATGTGCTTACACCATGGTTGCGTGGCGGCCCACAACATGAGCGTTTTGGCATGCACAGCCATATTTGGCGAGTTCAGCCACCAGCTATGCCCGATTATGGTTTTGTTTCGTTTACCCAAGAAACCAACCGCTATCTTGAGCGCTTTGCCCACGATTTGGGCAAAACCCATGGCCCATTTGATCTGATTCATGGTCATGATTGGCTGACCAGCTATTGTAGCGTCGCCTTGAAATATGCTTGGCATACTCCTTTAATTACGACAATTCATGCAACTGAGCGTGGGCGTGGACGTGGCTCGCTGGGCGGCGACCATGCCAAAACGATCAATGGCTTGGAATGGTGGTTGGCCCACGAAAGTTGGCGGGTGATTGTGTGCAGCGATTTTATGGCTGACCAGTTGCATCAATTTTTTGGCACGCCCTTTGATAAACTTGATGTAATTGCCAATGGGGTGAACGTGCCCACGATTGAATGGCCGAGCCAAGAGCGCCAGCAATTTCGCCAAAAATATGCCGCCGATAACGAAAAAGTAGTGTTTAGTATTGCCCGCATGGTCTACGAAAAAGGCATTCAAGTGTTGGTTGAGGCAATTCCGCATGTGTTGGCGCAACGTCGCGACATTAAATTCGTAATTGCTGGCATGGGGCCGTTAGCCGAACAATTGCGCAACCGCAGCCGGGAGTTAGGTATCGATGCGCATGTCTATTGGACGGGCTTCGTGACCGATCAAGATCGCCATTATCTCTACAATGTTGCTGATGTTGCGGTATTTCCCAGCATCTACGAGCCATTTGGGATTGTAGCCTTGGAAGCGATGGCGGCGCATTGCCCAGTCATTGTTTCGGATACTGGTGGTTTGCGCGAGGTGGTGCAAATTCACGAAACTGGCTTAACGGTTTACCCCGATAACCCTGAATCGTTGGCTTGGGGTATTTTGCACACACTAGCTCACCCCGAATGGACACAGCAACGAGTTGAAAATGCCTTCAAAACTGTGGTTGAGATTTATAATTGGCCATTAATTGCCTGCCAAACCCAAGCGGTCTATCAACGGGTTTGCGACGAGCGTGCAACTAGTATGTGGGGATGA
- a CDS encoding tetratricopeptide repeat protein has protein sequence MSTEAFQAGVAALKSGNKALAREHLMKVVEQDETNEQAWLYLAGALEDPDEIRISLENALHINPQSNRAKQGLEWLRKQHPAIFVEPSPALPEATPPAYTGATLALADLPLADKPLPGQPITQTPFPTTQPLGQAPLPATQPLGNGPLPATQQLAPPALGEVPDVLPCPRCGAPTRYVDQRCRQCSMNLTIKADRQAPSRAPAIIAAILSMLPALLWTFLAILIFVDTFQNYNDFQKSLRVIAPPGLTLPEAQKKLQDEKVARLEEDFSESITPVLNLGVVFLLIGVFGIVMGIALIRRKKYGYWGTLIYNLIYALSWLSLLFSVFRFESYITPIAESFLISFKVSPSIQSPADIQAFFTLIKQVLFTIASYYLIILVLMIFAWKSVSRQVVRFVPQFEELADPTGHFNRGVVYQKRGMWYLSMLEWERAVKLNPRDSTYRHALGLIYEQMKRPADALQQFEQALSEDPNNLRIGQDRDRLVQTLRA, from the coding sequence ATGAGTACTGAGGCGTTTCAGGCTGGGGTTGCGGCGCTGAAAAGTGGCAATAAAGCCTTGGCCCGCGAACATCTGATGAAGGTTGTTGAGCAAGACGAAACCAATGAACAAGCTTGGCTATATCTGGCGGGCGCATTGGAAGATCCCGATGAGATTCGCATTAGTTTAGAAAATGCGCTGCACATTAATCCGCAGAGTAATCGCGCAAAACAGGGCTTGGAATGGCTGCGCAAGCAACATCCAGCAATTTTTGTCGAGCCAAGCCCCGCCTTGCCTGAGGCAACCCCACCAGCCTATACTGGAGCAACCCTCGCCTTGGCTGATTTGCCCTTGGCCGATAAACCACTCCCAGGCCAGCCGATCACGCAAACGCCTTTTCCGACGACCCAACCGCTGGGCCAAGCCCCCTTGCCCGCGACCCAACCGCTTGGGAATGGCCCTTTGCCAGCAACCCAGCAATTGGCTCCCCCAGCCTTAGGCGAAGTACCCGATGTTTTGCCTTGCCCACGCTGTGGCGCACCAACCCGCTATGTTGATCAGCGTTGCCGTCAGTGTAGTATGAACTTGACGATTAAGGCTGATCGTCAAGCCCCATCTAGAGCACCAGCAATAATTGCAGCAATATTAAGCATGTTGCCTGCCTTATTATGGACATTCTTGGCTATCCTTATTTTTGTTGATACATTTCAAAATTATAATGATTTCCAAAAAAGCTTAAGAGTTATAGCACCACCAGGTCTAACGCTTCCAGAAGCTCAAAAGAAGCTTCAAGATGAAAAAGTTGCCAGGTTGGAGGAAGATTTTTCAGAATCGATTACTCCAGTACTTAATCTAGGAGTAGTTTTCTTATTAATTGGGGTATTTGGTATTGTAATGGGAATAGCATTAATCCGTCGAAAAAAATATGGTTATTGGGGAACCCTTATTTATAATCTAATTTATGCATTATCTTGGCTTTCACTCTTATTCTCAGTTTTTCGATTTGAAAGTTATATAACCCCAATAGCCGAATCTTTTCTCATATCATTTAAAGTTAGCCCGTCAATTCAAAGCCCAGCCGATATTCAAGCGTTTTTTACTCTAATCAAACAAGTTCTCTTCACCATCGCCAGTTACTATCTTATTATTTTAGTACTAATGATCTTTGCTTGGAAATCTGTCTCGCGGCAGGTTGTGCGGTTTGTGCCGCAATTCGAAGAATTAGCTGATCCCACTGGGCATTTTAATCGTGGGGTTGTCTATCAAAAGCGTGGGATGTGGTATCTTTCTATGCTAGAGTGGGAACGAGCAGTCAAGCTCAACCCACGTGATTCGACCTATCGCCATGCCCTAGGCTTGATTTATGAGCAGATGAAGCGGCCTGCTGATGCCTTACAACAATTTGAGCAAGCCCTCAGTGAAGATCCCAATAATCTGCGCATTGGCCAAGATCGGGATCGCTTGGTACAAACATTGCGAGCCTAG
- the aroC gene encoding chorismate synthase, which yields MPGNSFGRLFRISTWGESHGVGLGVVIDGCPAGLELDLAAVQAQLDRRRVGQSRMTSARREPDEVEILSGMFEGRTTGTALAMLIRNTNARSSDYDAIKHLYRPGHADHSYDAKYGFRDYRGGGRSSARETAARVAAGAVARQILATMGISLVAYTLSLGHLKAQIIDENEIENNIMRCPDPAVAEQMIAYVDQARRDLDSLGGVVEVRARGVPAGLGEPVFDKLDALIGHAMFSIPAVKAVEIGSGIEAGNARGSQNNDPFIQRADGSIGTSSNHAGGILGGISSSEEIVVRLTAKPPASIAQAQTTVDQAGEPATIVVKGRHDPTVLPRLVPVAEAMLALVLVDCVLQQRAARL from the coding sequence ATGCCTGGAAATAGTTTTGGTCGGTTGTTCCGCATTTCAACATGGGGCGAATCCCATGGGGTTGGCTTGGGCGTGGTGATCGATGGTTGTCCAGCAGGTTTGGAGCTTGATCTAGCAGCTGTTCAGGCTCAATTGGATCGCCGTCGGGTTGGCCAAAGCCGTATGACTTCGGCCCGCCGCGAGCCTGATGAAGTTGAGATTTTATCGGGCATGTTTGAGGGGCGAACCACTGGCACAGCCTTAGCGATGCTGATTCGCAATACCAACGCTCGTTCTAGTGATTACGATGCAATTAAACATTTGTATCGACCTGGCCATGCCGACCATAGCTACGATGCCAAATATGGCTTTCGCGATTATCGTGGCGGTGGCCGTTCGAGTGCCCGCGAAACCGCCGCACGAGTTGCGGCTGGCGCGGTCGCGCGGCAGATTTTGGCTACAATGGGCATTAGCTTAGTCGCCTATACGCTGAGTTTAGGCCATCTCAAAGCCCAAATTATCGACGAAAACGAAATTGAAAATAACATTATGCGCTGCCCTGATCCCGCTGTAGCCGAGCAGATGATCGCCTATGTCGATCAAGCTCGCCGCGATTTGGATTCGCTGGGCGGGGTGGTTGAAGTACGGGCGCGAGGAGTTCCGGCTGGGCTAGGTGAGCCAGTTTTTGATAAACTGGATGCCTTGATTGGCCACGCTATGTTTAGCATTCCTGCGGTCAAAGCGGTCGAAATTGGCTCAGGCATCGAAGCAGGCAATGCCCGTGGTTCGCAAAATAACGATCCATTTATCCAGCGAGCAGATGGTAGCATTGGCACGAGTAGCAATCATGCTGGCGGAATTTTGGGTGGCATCAGCAGCAGCGAGGAGATTGTGGTCCGTCTGACGGCCAAGCCGCCAGCCTCAATCGCCCAAGCACAAACCACGGTCGATCAAGCGGGCGAACCTGCTACGATTGTGGTCAAAGGCCGTCACGACCCAACTGTTTTGCCGCGTTTAGTGCCAGTTGCCGAGGCAATGTTGGCCTTGGTGCTCGTCGATTGTGTCTTGCAACAACGTGCCGCCCGATTGTAG